The following are encoded together in the Cynocephalus volans isolate mCynVol1 chromosome 4, mCynVol1.pri, whole genome shotgun sequence genome:
- the CTNND1 gene encoding catenin delta-1 isoform X3: MQEPGQIVETYTEEDPEGAMSVVSVETSDDGTTRRTETTVKKVVKTVTTRTVQPVPMGPDGLPVDASSVSNNYIQTLGRDFRKNGNAGPGPYVGQAGTATLPRNFHYPPDGYSRHYEDGYPGGSDNYGSLSRVTRIEERYRPSMEGYRAPSRQDVYGPQPQVRVGGSSVDLHRFHPEPYGLEDDQRSMGYDDLDYGMMSDYGTARRTGTPSDARRRLRSYEDMIGEEVPSDQYYWAPLAQHERGSLASLDSLRKGGPPPPNWRQPELPEVIAMLGFRLDAVKSNAAAYLQHLCYRNDKVKTDVRKLKGIPVLVGLLDHPKKEVHLGACGALKNISFGRDQDNKIAIKNCDGVPALVRLLRKARDMDLTEVITGTLWNLSSHDSIKMEIVDHALHALTDEVIIPHSGWEREPNEDCKPRHIEWESVLTNTAGCLRNVSSERSEARRKLRECDGLVDALIFIVQAEIGQKDSDSKLVENCVCLLRNLSYQVHREIPQAERYQEAPPSVANNTGPHAASCFGAKKGKDEWFSRGKKLTEDPANDTVDFPKRTSPARGYELLFQPEVVRIYISLLKESKTPAILEASAGAIQNLCAGRWTYGRYIRSALRQEKALSAIADLLTSEHERVVKAASGALRNLAVDARNKELIGKHAIPNLVKNLPGGQQNSSWNFSEDTVVSILNTINEVIAENLEAAKKLRETQGIEKLVLINKSGNRSEKEVRAAALVLQTIWGYKELRKPLEKEGWKKSDFQVNLNNASRSQSSHSYDDSTLPLIDRNQKSDKKPDREEIQMSNMGSNTKSLDNNYSTLNERGDHSRTLDRSGDLGDMEPLKGTPLMQKI; this comes from the exons GTCAAGAAAGTAGTGAAGACTGTGACAACACGGACAGTACAGCCAGTCCCTATGGGACCAGACGGGCTGCCTGTGGATGCCTCATCAGTTTCTAACAACTATATCCAGACTTTGGGTCGTGACTTCCGCAAAAATGGCAATGCGGGACCTGGTCCCTATGTGGGGCAAGCAGGCACTGCCACCCTTCCCAGGAACTTCCACTACCCTCCGGATGGGTACAGCCGTCACTATGAAGATGGTTATCCAGGTGGCAGTGACAACTATGGCAGTCTGTCCCGCGTGACCCGCATTGAGGAGCGGTATAGGCCTAGCATGGAAGGCTACCGGGCACCCAGTAGACAGGATGTCTACGGGCCCCAGCCTCAAGTTCGGGTAGGTGGGAGCAGCGTGGATCTGCATCGCTTTCATCCAGAGCCTTATGGGCTAGAGGATGACCAGCGTAGCATGGGCTATGATGACCTGGATTATGGCATGATGTCTGATTACGGGACTGCTCGTCGGACTGGAACTCCCTCTGATGCTCGCCGACGCCTCAG GAGTTATGAAGACATGATTGGTGAGGAGGTGCCCTCGGATCAGTACTATTGGGCTCCTTTGGCCCAGCACGAGCGGGGAAGTTTAGCAAGCTTGGATAGCCTGCGCAAGGGAGGCCCCCCACCTCCTAATTGGAGACAGCCAGAGCTTCCAGAGGTGATCGCCATGTTAGGATTCCGCTTGGATGCGGTTAAGTCCAATGCAGCTGCATACCTGCAACACTTATGCTACCGCAATGACAAGGTGAAAACCGATGTTCGGAAGCTCAAGGGTATCCCAGTACTGGTGGGATTGTTAGACCACCCTAAAAAGGAAGTGCACCTTGGAGCCTGTGGAGCTCTCAAGAATATCTCTTTTGGGCGTGACCAGGATAACAAGATAGCCATAAAAAACTGTGATGGTGTTCCTGCCCTTGTGCGATTGCTCCGAAAGGCTCGTGATATGGACCTTACTGAAGTCATTACTG GAACCCTGTGGAATCTCTcatcccatgactcaatcaaaaTGGAGATTGTGGACCATGCACTGCATGCCTTGACAGATGAAGTTATCATTCCGCATTCTGGTTGGGAGAGGGAACCTAATGAAGATTGTAAGCCACGCCATATTGAGTGGGAGTCGGTGCTCACCAACACAGCTGGCTGCCTTAG AAATGTAAGCTCAGAGAGGAGTGAAGCTCGCCGGAAACTTCGGGAATGTGATGGTTTAGTTGATGCCCTCATTTTCATTGTTCAGGCTGAGATTGGGCAGAAGGATTCAGACAGCAAG CTTGTGGAAAACTGTGTTTGCCTCCTTCGGAATTTATCATATCAAGTTCACCGGGAGATCCCACAGGCAGAGCGTTACCAAGAGGCACCTCCCAGTGTTGCCAACAATACTGGGCCACATGCTGCCAGTTGCTTTGGAGCAAAGAAGGGCAAAG ATGAGTGGTTCTCCAGAG gGAAAAAACTCACAGAGGATCCAGCAAATGATACAGTAGATTTTCCTAAAAGAACTAGTCCTGCTCGAG GCTATGAGCTCTTATTTCAACCAGAGGTGGTTCGGATATACATCTCACTCCTCAAGGAGAGCAAGACTCCTGCCATCCTAGAAGCCTCAGCTGGAGCTATCCAGAACTTGTGTGCTGGGCGCTGGACA TACGGTCGATACATTCGTTCTGCTCTGCGTCAAGAGAAGGCCCTTTCTGCCATAGCTGACCTCCTGACCAGTGAACATGAGCGGGTAGTGAAAGCTGCATCTGGAGCACTGAGAAATCTGGCTGTGGATGCTCGCAACAAAGAATTAATTG GTAAACATGCTATTCCTAACTTGGTAAAGAATCTGCCAGGAGGGCAGCAGAACTCCTCTTGGAATTTCTCTGAGGACACTGTGGTCTCTATTTTGAACACCATCAATGAGGTTATTGCTGAGAATTTGGAGGCTGCCAAAAAGCTTCGAGAGACGCAGGGTATTGAGAAGCTGGTGTTGATCAACAAATCAGG GAACCGCTCAGAAAAAGAAGTTCGAGCAGCAGCACTTGTATTACAGACAATCTGGGGATATAAGGAACTGCGGAAACCACTagagaaagaaggatggaaaAAATCAGATTTTCAG GTGAATCTAAACAATGCTTCTCGAAGCCAGAGCAGTCATTCATATGATGATAGCACTCTCCCTCTTATTGACCGGAACCAAAAATCAG ATAAGAAACCTGATCGGGAAGAAATTCAGATGAGCAATATGGGATCAAACACAAAATCACTAG